CTTGGCGAGCACCGGGACGATATAGCCGAGATAAAAATCGTTCGCCGGCAGTCTGGACAGCATGAGATCGATCGTTTCCACCGCCTGCGTCCTGATAGATTCGAACCGGTCACTGTAGCAACGAAGCAGGTGCAAATAGGTGGCATCAAACAGCGCGGAATAGGCTGTGGCTGGTTGTTTCGGCAGAAAATCCCCGGCAAACTGCTTGAGGGCACGTTGGCGAACCGAACGATCAGGATTTTGTACGTTCGTGCAGAACGAATCGATAAATAGctttttctcttcgtcgtTCGCCATTGATTGTCGTTGGATATGCTTTTCTCTGAACAATCCGGATTCTTGCAGCACCTGAAATGCAGACGAACGGTTTAAAATATTGCGCAAAACGTGCGAGGCCCGCTTTGAAATTACCGCAAAAAATCAACAACGCCGGTTGCCATAACAACCCCGTGACattttgagagagagagagacagagagagagagagagagactgaatTTTCGCAAACTAGTCGCGTGGATGATGAAGCACAAGGCTGCTCGAAATAAcggcatttttcaaaaaagccatatttcgagcagtttttcGAGCGACCAGCTTTGTTGTGCTCGACTCGTGGCGATAAGGCGCCTGCTGCGAATTTTTGCAACGTCGACTTGGTGGTTTCGAAGACCTTGTAGCAAATGCAGTGATTAAGGGCCATTTTCGGCCACCGTGAACGATGCCTTCGAGAAACGCACAACAGGACGAGTACCCAACCTGGGTAAGCCAAAGGAACGATGATAAGCAGGACGCGACGCTAATCCTTTGATATTTTAGGTCGggttcatcttcatcttcaatcTGATCGTCGGAACGGGCGCCTTGGCGTTACCGTCCGCTTTTAGTCATGCGGGATGGCTGCTTGGAAGTCTGGCCATCGTGGTGCTCGCCTTTATGAGCTATGTGACCGTAACGTTCGTGATCGAAACGATGGCCTGTGCCAGCGCCGTGCACAACTGGACGCGGCTGCAATTCATCAAGCGAGATCGGGTTCTAGAGCACGATGAAGATAGCAACGTGGAGACGATCATTGAAGCAACTGCCCCGTTTGATGATGAATCGGAAGAGGATGTGCACCGTCCCCAGGAGCACCGAATCGTCCGtaacgatgatcatgatccGCTGATATCAGATGCAAGCATCGAACAGACGCCCCTCAACATCATGTACTGTCGTCAAACGTACTACAGCCTGTCGAAGAAAATCGAACTAGGTGAGATGGCCAACATGTTCTTTGGGCGCACCGGGCGCTTTTTGTTCTACTTCTGTCTCGCCGTGTATCTTTACGGTGATCTCAGCATCTATTCGGCGGCAGTCGCGAAGAGTTTGCGGGATGTTGCATGTGCCCGTAATCACCGTAGCAACGCGACCGATGCAGACGATGGGACCGAGCTATGCTGGCACGATGGCCTACTGACCCGGCTCGACGTGTATCGATTGTGTTTGGTTGGGTTCGTAAGCCTGCTGGGACCATTTACCTTCTTTAACGTCCAGAAAACCAAGTACCTCCAGCTGCTGACCGTGCTGTTCCGCTGGATGGCGTTCAGTGTGATGATAAGCATTGCCATCCATCGATTGCTGGTTCCGGGGGACAATGTGGCACCGATCGTACCGAAACGGGCCGATATCACTGCCATGCCGTACCTGATCGGAACGTGCATTTACTCCTTCATGTGTCACCATTCACTGCCAAGCCTACTGACACCGATCGCCAAGAAGGATCGACTGAAGGtgctcgtttcgttcgattaCGCCCTAATCGGAGCATTCTATCTTGCCCTGGCGCTAACGGGAATTTTCGCCTTCGCCGACATTAAGGATCTGTATACGCTCAACTTCGTACCGAGTGCCGATCAGACGA
The sequence above is a segment of the Anopheles darlingi chromosome 2, idAnoDarlMG_H_01, whole genome shotgun sequence genome. Coding sequences within it:
- the LOC125948869 gene encoding transmembrane protein 104 homolog translates to MPSRNAQQDEYPTWVGFIFIFNLIVGTGALALPSAFSHAGWLLGSLAIVVLAFMSYVTVTFVIETMACASAVHNWTRLQFIKRDRVLEHDEDSNVETIIEATAPFDDESEEDVHRPQEHRIVRNDDHDPLISDASIEQTPLNIMYCRQTYYSLSKKIELGEMANMFFGRTGRFLFYFCLAVYLYGDLSIYSAAVAKSLRDVACARNHRSNATDADDGTELCWHDGLLTRLDVYRLCLVGFVSLLGPFTFFNVQKTKYLQLLTVLFRWMAFSVMISIAIHRLLVPGDNVAPIVPKRADITAMPYLIGTCIYSFMCHHSLPSLLTPIAKKDRLKVLVSFDYALIGAFYLALALTGIFAFADIKDLYTLNFVPSADQTSGLLKTVEYFLALFPVFTLSASFPIVAITLRNNLQTLFLDPAQIESYNFFLRRVFFALLAILPPLVVCYFTESVSNLVGFTGCYAGTGIQYLIPVALVWSARHTCDNMIGRGIVNKFRSPFKGTLWLAIVFSWTIACLVLVTLDLVL